Proteins from a single region of Apium graveolens cultivar Ventura chromosome 7, ASM990537v1, whole genome shotgun sequence:
- the LOC141674123 gene encoding uncharacterized protein LOC141674123 — translation MFAFENGYNEDKISCPCLKCAHSKSWKARIVKNHLFQNGIDETYTRWIWHGEPNIVESPVLDESDNSVSSNYQFCTRMGEADDDDVLSSDSSDFINHVKGEHEPLYPGCENYTKMKALVKLFNLKVKHGMSDSCFSDVLLLIGSLLPEGNNVPSSFNEAKKTLCALGMGYDKIHACPNNCLLYRGPQDEDETTCRICKASRWKLNKKGEEQEGVPAKVLWYFPLIPRIRNLFNIPAIAKDMTWHETERQQDGKMRHPADSQTWKDVDQKWPDFASESRNLRLALSADGFNPFRGNRTDHSSWPVLLSVYNLPPWLCMKRRYIMLCLLISGPTEPGNDIDVFLQPLIEDLQELWRGKQVYDAYRQESFVLRGILLWTISDYPALGNLSGHVVKGYNACIVCVDKTEATRMVHYRKTVVMRHRRWLPRHHPYRKQKAAFDNSVETGAGPIPLTGEQVFDRVQHLRDHVFGKTQRQHKRKKGDARPVWKKLSIFFQLGYWKFLPVRHVLDVMHIEKNICEALLGTLLNIPGKTKDRESVRLDMAEMGIRMELRPKTPGKKEKVPLAAWNLSNAEKKVVCSSFLQMKLPDGFCSNIKNLVNMEKLRLVGMKSHDCHTILHHLLPIAIRSVLHKKVRCTIIRFCLFFKAICSKVIDVDKLENMQSQLVETLCQLEKHFPPSFFDVMIHLSIHLVREVKLCGPIFLRWMYPFERYMKAFKVYVRNAAHPEGCIAEAYVAEEAVERLVNFEEATIGLPKNDRHEQNAISKPLSGATMIKPSKEELHLAHLCVLQNSNHMRQYFE, via the coding sequence ATGTTTGCCTTTGAGAATGGATATAACGAAGACAAAATAAGTTGTCCATGCTTAAAGTGCGCACATAGCAAATCTTGGAAAGCTCGGATTGTTAAAAACCATCTGTTTCAAAATGGTATTGATGAAACGTATACTCGCTGGATATGGCACGGGGAGCCAAATATTGTAGAAAGTCCTGTATTGGATGAAAGTGACAACTCGGTATCTTCTAATTACCAATTCTGCACAAGAATGGGTGAAGCTGACGATGATGATGTTCTTTCTTCAGATTCTTCAGATTTCATCAACCATGTGAAAGGTGAGCATGAACCTCTTTATCCTGGTTGTGAGAATTACACTAAGATGAAAGCTTTGGTTAAGTTATTCAACTTGAAAGTGAAGCATGGTATGTCTGATTCATGTTTTTCTGATGTTCTATTATTGATTGGGTCTTTGCTACCAGAAGGCAACAATGTCCCTTCTTCTTTCAATGAAGCGAAGAAAACCTTATGTGCATTAGGAATGGGTTATGATAAGATACACGCATGCCCGAATAATTGTCTACTATATCGTGGGCCACAAGATGAAGATGAGACTACTTGTCGCATATGTAAGGCCTCTAGATGGAAACTGAATAAGAAAGGAGAAGAACAAGAAGGAGTCCCTGCTAAGGTCTTATGGTATTTCCCCTTGATACCAAGAATAAGAAATTTGTTCAATATACCAGCGATTGCGAAGGACATGACTTGGCATGAGACCGAACGACAACAAGATGGTAAAATGAGGCATCCAGCAGACTCGCAAACATGGAAGGATGTCGATCAAAAGTGGCCTGATTTTGCATCGGAGAGTAGAAACCTCCGGTTAGCTTTATCCGCCGATGGTTTCAATCCTTTTCGTGGAAACCGTACTGATCACTCAAGTTGGCCAGTTTTGCTATCGGTTTACAACCTTCCACCTTGGCTCTGTATGAAAAGAAGGTACATTATGCTTTGCTTGTTAATATCAGGACCGACCGAGCCTGGAAATGATATAGATGTGTTCCTTCAACCACTTATTGAAGATCTGCAGGAGTTGTGGCGCGGGAAACAAGTGTACGACGCATATAGACAAGAGTCTTTCGTACTTAGGGGCATATTATTATGGACAATAAGTGACTATCCGGCCTTGGGGAACTTGTCGGGACATGTAGTTAAAGGATATAATGCTTGTATTGTTTGTGTTGATAAAACAGAGGCTACTAGGATGGTTCACTATCGGAAGACGGTAGTTATGAGGCATAGGAGGTGGTTGCCTCGTCATCATCCGTATAGAAAGCAAAAGGCAGCTTTTGATAATAGCGTTGAGACAGGTGCTGGTCCTATTCCATTAACTGGTGAGCAGGTTTTTGATAGAGTACAACATCTAAGGGACCATGTCTTTGGTAAGACACAACGCCAACATAAACGGAAGAAAGGTGATGCTAGACCAGTTTGGAAGAAGTTATCTATCTTCTTTCAACTTGGGTATTGGAAATTTTTGCCAGTTAGGCATGTTCTCGATGTGATGCACatcgagaaaaatatatgtgaggctttacttggaACTTTGCTAAATATTCCCGGAAAGACAAAAGATAGGGAGTCAGTCCGTCTCGATATGGCAGAAATGGGAATAAGAATGGAGCTAAGGCCAAAAACTCCCGGAAAGAAAGAGAAGGTACCTTTGGCTGCATGGAACTTATCAAATGCTGAAAAGAAGGTAGTTTGCTCATCATTTCTTCAAATGAAGTTACCGGATGGATTTTGTTCAAATATCAAGAATCTTGTAAATATGGAAAAACTTCGGCTTGTTGGAATGAAATCTCATGATTGCCACacaatattgcatcatttgcttcCAATTGCGATTCGGTCGGTACTGCACAAAAAAGTCAGGTGCACAATAATAAGGTTTTGCCTTTTCTTCAAGGCAATTTGCAGCAAAGTCATCGATGTAGATAAATTGGAAAATATGCAATCTCAGTTGGTGGAAACATTATGCCAGCTGGAAAAACACTTTCCCCCTTCGTTCTTCGATGTCATGATCCATCTCTCAATTCATCTTGTGAGAGAGGTTAAGCTTTGTGGGCCAATCTTTCTACGTTGGATGTATCCTTTTGAGAGATATATGAAGGCGTTTAAAGTATATGTTCGAAATGCTGCTCATCCCGAAGGTTGTATTGCCGAGGCATATGTTGCCGAAGAGGCCGTTGAACGTTTGGTCAATTTTGAAGAAGCTACCATAGGTTTGCCAAAAAATGATAGGCATGAGCAAAATGCAATAAGCAAACCTTTATCTGGTGCGACAATGATCAAGCCAAGCAAAGAGGAATTGCATCTAGCACACTTATGTGTTCTGCAAAATAGCAATCACATGAGGCAATATTTTGAGTAA